The DNA region TTGGCAGAACTATCCCGTTGGCATGGGAAACCCGATAGATTTAATGGGTTTCACTTTGAGCATACTAATAGCTTTGGCTTTTCGGTATGATAAAGCGTTCGTTTCCAATCATTCTTTTTTCTTTTTCTTAATCAGTTTAGCTATTGGATTGGTAATAGCATTCTTTTTGGCAAAAGAGAGTCCTTTTCCGCTGGTAGGGCGCTATGATGCCAATTCTACCGTAAATACTATTAATTATGGACAAATGGGGTGTGCTTTGTCACTAGTTTCTGTTTATGGCTTGCTCAACCGCCCTTTCAAGTATAGTAAGTTAATTTATCCTTTATTATTTTTATTAGGAATTATTTCCATAATGAAAGCTGGTTCACGATCACCTGTCGTAGTGTTGCTTGCTGTAAGTGTCTTTTATTTCTTTGCCAAAGCTGGTTTTATGAAGGGGATAATCCTCGTAAGTTGCACGGCATTAATTTTTTATTTTTCCATAGGTATTTTAATTGAATTATCTGAAGCTGTGGGTAGTAGTATTGTTACCCGACTGTTATCAGCCATAGAAACCGGTGAAACCAGTGGACGTGATAATATTTATGAGAATGCAATAGGACAATTCTTGGATTCTCCGTTCTTCGGGAATTATTATTTAATACCATCTGGAATAGCTAAAGGATACTATCCGCATAATTTTTTTATAGAAGCATTTATGACCGTTGGGATTTTTGGGGGTATTCCGTATGTTGTAATGGTAGCGGTTACGATGGTTAAATCGTATAAAGTTTTGAAAAACAGGCATCCTTCTGGTTGGATTATTTTACTTTTTTTACAAATATTGATTTTTGGGATGTTTTCATCATCTCTGTATAGTTCTCAAGATTTTTGGGCGCTTAGTTTTTTTATATTATCCCTGAAAGAAGAATCATTAGTCTCAGTATCTTAAATGCGTAAAAACAGTATTTTAAACTTGATAAGTAAACTACTCAAACGAAATGGATTTAAAGGAAAACAAATATTTCAACATTGCTGATAAACCATATTTTCTAATGACTCAGCTGGATAGTGAGATTAAAATAAGGGTGTGGTGTAAAAAATATGCTAGAGGTAGGGATTTTTTAGGGACAGTCTCTGAAAATGTAATTAATTAAGTTTTATTAGATATCTTGAAATGTTCAATTACCCTATATCATCAATTCCATAACCAATTAAAAAAATAGAAGATTATGAAACTTTTCGTAGATACAAAAAGAATTAGTTCCAATAGCTGGAATATTGGTCATGGTAATAAAATATCTCATCTTTTTTTTGTTTTAAATCTGGCTGAAAAATTGGGAGTAAAACCCATATTGACAGCCAATAGTTCCTTAGACTCTATTTTTGATTTATCCGCGATAAAGAAAACCGAAGAATCCGATGAGGTAGTAGATTGTATTTATGAGGAACAGTCGGCTTTTTTGGAATTAAATCTTCTTCAAAAAGCTCTTAGTAAACTTGGCATTTTTTTATCAGTAAACGATAGTCTTAAAAAGGTGATTGAAAGAAGTCTAAGGCAAAAAAAAGAAGAGCAGGAACTTTTGCAAACACTACCAAAATTTGAAGAGGGTTATGCAAAAGGTCATTTTTGGCATTATCA from Zobellia alginiliquefaciens includes:
- a CDS encoding O-antigen ligase family protein; the protein is MIVLYSKKWYYLNWGEQLFVFVSAVYLINIFIDIFWQNYPVGMGNPIDLMGFTLSILIALAFRYDKAFVSNHSFFFFLISLAIGLVIAFFLAKESPFPLVGRYDANSTVNTINYGQMGCALSLVSVYGLLNRPFKYSKLIYPLLFLLGIISIMKAGSRSPVVVLLAVSVFYFFAKAGFMKGIILVSCTALIFYFSIGILIELSEAVGSSIVTRLLSAIETGETSGRDNIYENAIGQFLDSPFFGNYYLIPSGIAKGYYPHNFFIEAFMTVGIFGGIPYVVMVAVTMVKSYKVLKNRHPSGWIILLFLQILIFGMFSSSLYSSQDFWALSFFILSLKEESLVSVS